One Candidatus Nanosynbacter featherlites genomic region harbors:
- a CDS encoding type B 50S ribosomal protein L31 — MKSSIHPQNYRPVVFSDDQAGFAFLTQSTAQTTDTIKWKDGNTYPLVKVHISSASHPFFTGEEKIIDTEGRVDRFKARQAAAEARKAALANKAKKANANKAAKTDAPKSDKKAKKSSK, encoded by the coding sequence ATGAAAAGCAGTATTCACCCACAGAACTATCGCCCTGTCGTATTTAGCGACGATCAAGCGGGCTTCGCGTTCTTGACTCAGTCAACAGCGCAGACAACAGATACCATCAAATGGAAAGACGGTAATACTTACCCTCTCGTGAAAGTTCACATCTCGTCGGCTTCACACCCATTCTTTACTGGCGAGGAAAAGATTATCGACACCGAAGGTCGTGTTGACCGCTTTAAGGCGCGCCAGGCAGCAGCTGAAGCTCGCAAAGCAGCTTTGGCAAATAAAGCTAAAAAAGCGAACGCCAACAAAGCCGCAAAAACTGATGCTCCAAAATCAGACAAAAAGGCTAAAAAGTCTAGCAAATAG
- the rpsB gene encoding 30S ribosomal protein S2, whose product MSVAVDIKALLESGVHFGHKTSRWHPKMAPYIHSKRQDSHIIDLVKTVEALDKALPELTKIAASGRKVLFVGTKKQAKDVVRQAAEKINQPYVVERWIGGMLTNGATITQQIKKLKNLEKRMASGDLEKRYNKLEVQRFQEEIDSLNVKYGGIKDLMGKPGAVVVVDALTDANAVREAQTLGVPVFAIVDTNVNPTGIDYVIPGNDDAIKGIQLLLDYFTEAVAEGAGSVKAEEKPVKKEEK is encoded by the coding sequence ATGTCTGTAGCAGTAGACATTAAGGCTTTGCTGGAGTCAGGTGTTCACTTTGGACACAAAACCAGCCGCTGGCACCCAAAGATGGCGCCATATATTCACAGTAAGCGTCAGGACAGTCACATTATTGACTTGGTCAAGACGGTTGAAGCGTTGGATAAGGCGTTGCCAGAACTAACAAAAATCGCAGCATCAGGCCGCAAAGTACTGTTTGTTGGCACGAAAAAGCAAGCCAAAGACGTGGTGCGTCAGGCTGCTGAAAAGATCAACCAGCCATATGTAGTTGAACGCTGGATCGGTGGTATGTTGACCAACGGTGCGACGATTACTCAGCAGATCAAAAAGCTGAAGAATTTGGAAAAGCGTATGGCGTCAGGTGACCTGGAAAAGCGCTACAACAAGTTGGAAGTGCAGCGTTTCCAAGAGGAAATCGATAGCTTGAACGTTAAATATGGCGGTATCAAAGACTTGATGGGCAAGCCAGGCGCAGTGGTCGTGGTTGATGCTTTGACTGACGCAAATGCAGTGCGTGAAGCTCAGACATTGGGTGTGCCAGTATTTGCTATTGTTGATACTAATGTCAATCCAACTGGTATCGACTACGTCATCCCTGGTAACGACGACGCTATCAAGGGTATTCAATTGCTACTAGACTACTTCACCGAAGCTGTTGCCGAAGGTGCGGGTAGCGTGAAAGCTGAAGAAAAACCAGTGAAAAAAGAGGAGAAATAG
- the tsf gene encoding translation elongation factor Ts — protein sequence MGVSVDDIKKLRELTGVGLTDAKKALVEADGDFDKALEAMRKKGLTKAEKKGDREAREGLIESYVHSGRIGVIVEVNCETDFVARLDDFKTLAHEIAMQIAAMNPKYASTEDIPAEEMERVKAELMASETLASKPEEMREKIVTGQLNKHFAEQVLMSQAYILDDSKTVEQHIKEAIAKLGENIVVRQFKRIELGVSE from the coding sequence ATGGGCGTTTCTGTTGACGACATTAAAAAACTGCGCGAATTGACTGGCGTAGGTTTGACCGACGCAAAGAAGGCATTGGTTGAAGCTGACGGTGATTTTGACAAGGCGCTGGAGGCAATGCGCAAAAAAGGCTTGACTAAGGCTGAGAAAAAAGGCGACCGTGAAGCACGTGAAGGCTTGATTGAGAGCTATGTTCACTCTGGTCGAATTGGCGTGATTGTCGAGGTTAACTGTGAGACTGACTTTGTGGCGCGCTTGGACGACTTCAAAACCTTGGCGCACGAAATTGCTATGCAGATTGCCGCGATGAACCCAAAGTATGCTTCTACAGAGGATATCCCAGCTGAAGAGATGGAGCGGGTGAAGGCTGAGTTGATGGCGAGCGAGACACTAGCAAGCAAGCCTGAAGAGATGCGCGAGAAGATCGTGACTGGTCAGTTGAATAAACACTTTGCTGAGCAAGTATTGATGAGTCAGGCGTACATTTTGGACGACTCTAAGACGGTTGAGCAGCACATCAAAGAGGCAATCGCTAAATTGGGTGAGAACATTGTAGTCCGCCAATTTAAGCGAATTGAGCTGGGCGTCAGCGAATAA
- a CDS encoding DUF5663 domain-containing protein, with the protein MNNDENTQIIIPTTMITKAQLSSVGINLPDDQAQALIQHVEETVNERISEEIVDSLDDAQLAELVALQDGDVPAEQLEAWIRERVPEYDEIVEDNVTIVLGELVENSDAIQAQ; encoded by the coding sequence ATGAATAATGACGAAAATACACAAATAATCATCCCAACAACTATGATAACGAAAGCACAGTTGAGCTCGGTAGGAATTAATCTACCTGACGACCAGGCACAGGCACTGATTCAGCACGTGGAAGAGACGGTGAATGAGCGGATTAGTGAGGAAATTGTTGACTCATTGGACGATGCGCAATTGGCTGAGCTTGTGGCGTTGCAGGATGGTGATGTACCGGCTGAGCAACTTGAGGCTTGGATTCGTGAACGAGTGCCAGAATATGATGAGATCGTTGAAGACAACGTGACAATCGTACTAGGTGAGTTGGTCGAAAATTCTGACGCAATTCAGGCGCAATAA
- the recF gene encoding DNA replication/repair protein RecF (All proteins in this family for which functions are known are DNA-binding proteins that assist the filamentation of RecA onto DNA for the initiation of recombination or recombinational repair.), with protein sequence MISRLKLYNFRSYELFETQLGDTGTVIVGPNGTGKTNLLEAIYIALRGTSFRGSLLDCMRHQTVHSIIHLETNGQPRRVQLLRSADNAITKDFTIADSVSKTLPRKHRLPVVLFEPNDLRLISSSPQRRRDFLDGLLSRLDATYDAQLRIFNRTLLQRNELLKHHPENAAEWRDHLFAWDIKFVQAANALTTARAHFLYTYEKRLELLYASLAGKQTPFTIEYLPSVGLDNYEQSLLDKLQHSREYELATGHSSAGPQREDFLISLHSRPAVKVASRGEMRTIMLAFKLLELELQTERTKHRPLILMDDVFSELDATREKLLQETIQHHQFVVTTTDARHQKDGCLIISTQ encoded by the coding sequence ATGATTTCGAGGTTAAAATTGTATAATTTCCGCTCGTATGAGTTGTTCGAGACGCAACTGGGAGATACCGGAACGGTTATCGTTGGGCCAAATGGCACCGGCAAAACCAACCTATTAGAAGCGATATACATAGCGCTGCGCGGCACAAGCTTTCGTGGATCGCTGCTTGATTGCATGCGCCACCAAACAGTACACAGCATCATTCACCTGGAGACCAACGGCCAACCGCGCCGCGTCCAGTTGTTACGTTCAGCTGATAACGCAATCACAAAAGACTTCACTATTGCCGACAGTGTCTCCAAAACACTTCCCCGAAAACACCGCCTACCTGTGGTGCTATTTGAGCCGAATGACCTGCGACTCATCTCGTCTTCTCCGCAGCGACGTCGTGATTTTCTAGATGGATTGTTGTCACGCTTGGACGCAACCTATGACGCCCAGCTACGTATTTTTAACCGAACACTCCTACAGCGTAATGAACTGCTCAAGCATCATCCCGAGAACGCCGCCGAGTGGCGAGACCACTTATTTGCATGGGATATAAAATTTGTTCAGGCGGCAAACGCCCTGACAACTGCCCGTGCACATTTTTTATATACCTACGAAAAACGCCTTGAATTACTCTACGCTTCTCTGGCAGGAAAGCAGACACCGTTCACTATTGAGTATCTACCGTCAGTCGGGCTCGATAACTACGAGCAATCTCTCCTAGATAAATTACAGCATTCCCGTGAGTATGAACTAGCGACAGGACACTCCTCCGCCGGACCACAGCGAGAAGATTTTTTGATATCCTTGCATTCACGACCAGCCGTCAAAGTTGCTTCTCGCGGCGAAATGCGCACCATCATGCTAGCTTTTAAACTCCTAGAGCTGGAGCTACAAACTGAACGAACCAAACATCGCCCACTCATTTTGATGGATGATGTGTTTTCTGAACTGGACGCAACTCGCGAAAAACTACTCCAAGAGACTATCCAACACCACCAATTTGTCGTCACTACCACTGATGCCCGTCATCAGAAAGACGGCTGCTTGATCATCTCCACACAATAA
- the frr gene encoding ribosome recycling factor: protein MFDTKPYEDKMAQALEHFQDELKKVRTGRAHAGMLEGVMVEVYGTKMPLNQVANVTAPEAQMLLVTPFDPSNITAIAAAIRDNQSLGFNPSDDGRVVRVPVPALTEERRKQLVKQVSEKSEEARIAMRTIRQDALKDAKRMKDTKELGEDDFKRVEKEIDSLMGDTQKRIEELFKAKEQDVLTI from the coding sequence ATGTTTGACACTAAACCGTATGAAGATAAAATGGCACAAGCCTTAGAGCATTTTCAGGATGAGCTGAAAAAAGTACGCACTGGTCGTGCGCACGCTGGGATGCTTGAGGGAGTGATGGTCGAGGTGTATGGCACTAAAATGCCGCTCAATCAAGTAGCTAATGTAACTGCTCCAGAAGCCCAGATGCTGCTAGTAACGCCATTTGATCCAAGCAATATTACGGCTATCGCCGCAGCTATTCGTGACAATCAAAGCCTAGGCTTTAATCCATCAGACGACGGTCGGGTGGTTCGCGTGCCAGTTCCGGCTCTCACTGAAGAGCGCCGCAAACAGTTAGTGAAGCAGGTGAGCGAGAAATCAGAAGAGGCACGAATCGCCATGCGAACTATTCGTCAGGATGCATTGAAGGACGCTAAGCGCATGAAAGATACTAAGGAACTGGGCGAAGACGACTTTAAGCGAGTTGAAAAAGAAATTGATTCATTGATGGGCGATACTCAAAAGCGAATCGAAGAGCTCTTTAAGGCTAAAGAACAGGACGTGCTGACTATTTAG
- a CDS encoding polyprenyl synthetase family protein translates to MTLEDLKQYAPYIDQHIEKVLCDFADEVQPEADDEQAVWALSTIREYALRSGKRLRGALAACLYDVRTGQKYAEAGLSLAAVIELMHDYLLILDDVMDRSATRRGLPTVHEQYQKQFSHIGADSFESDMMAINVGLLVQHIASWYLSRMDVNTKTVQQIMHRNIGITGFGQMADVAGTITRPTTSEQIIKKYYKKSSIYTFVNPLLCALALAGDTDETAQRQVEAFGLPAGLAFQLRDDWLGIFGSPEESGKSNLDDIHEGKNTFLVQETLERCTEDQKKTLLEIIGNEQATADDLSAVKEVMTQTGAVETAQALMEQAGREACEAARVSSLWTSDFAGLLQQVVQYSMERIK, encoded by the coding sequence ATGACTCTTGAAGATTTGAAACAATATGCACCGTATATAGACCAGCATATCGAGAAAGTGCTATGTGATTTTGCTGATGAAGTTCAGCCTGAGGCTGATGATGAACAGGCAGTTTGGGCACTGTCAACAATACGTGAATATGCTTTGAGGTCAGGAAAGCGGCTGAGGGGTGCTTTGGCTGCTTGTCTGTACGACGTGAGGACAGGTCAAAAATATGCCGAGGCTGGTTTATCTTTAGCAGCAGTGATTGAGCTAATGCATGATTATCTGCTTATACTGGACGATGTTATGGATCGGTCTGCGACGCGCCGCGGGCTGCCAACAGTTCATGAACAGTACCAAAAGCAGTTCTCGCATATTGGAGCTGATAGCTTTGAATCAGATATGATGGCTATCAATGTCGGGTTATTGGTACAACACATTGCCAGTTGGTATCTGTCTCGCATGGATGTGAATACAAAAACTGTTCAGCAAATAATGCACCGTAACATCGGTATCACCGGGTTTGGACAGATGGCTGACGTGGCGGGTACAATTACTCGTCCAACGACGTCTGAGCAGATTATCAAAAAGTATTATAAAAAGAGTAGCATCTACACTTTTGTGAATCCGTTGCTCTGTGCGCTGGCTTTGGCAGGTGACACCGATGAAACTGCTCAACGACAAGTTGAGGCGTTTGGGCTGCCAGCGGGACTGGCGTTTCAGCTTCGTGATGATTGGCTGGGTATCTTTGGCAGCCCGGAAGAGTCAGGAAAAAGCAACCTTGATGATATTCATGAAGGAAAGAATACATTTTTAGTACAAGAAACTTTGGAGCGATGTACTGAGGATCAGAAGAAAACATTGTTGGAAATCATTGGTAATGAGCAGGCGACAGCAGATGACCTAAGTGCCGTGAAGGAAGTTATGACGCAGACAGGTGCGGTAGAGACGGCTCAAGCTTTGATGGAGCAAGCGGGGCGTGAGGCATGCGAAGCTGCCCGAGTCTCAAGCTTGTGGACTAGTGATTTCGCTGGGTTGTTACAACAAGTGGTACAATATAGTATGGAGCGAATAAAATAG
- the uppS gene encoding polyprenyl diphosphate synthase has product MDGNRRWAERHGLPAYEGHLAGYTAMKEVLTANIDAGVKYVSVYAFSSENWRRSQTEVDKLMKLLVKCVKTDAKYLHDRQVRVVVLGSRDQLPEKVIQAIEEIESATSNYTKGTLALCFNYGGQQEIVNAVKQIIASGVTEDQVTADLIEQNLYSPEIPPCDLIVRTSGEQRLSNFMLWRSALSEFLFLKKHWPDMRAEDVENILDEYAKRNRRFGG; this is encoded by the coding sequence ATGGACGGCAATCGTCGGTGGGCTGAGCGTCATGGCTTGCCAGCCTATGAAGGACATCTGGCGGGCTATACTGCCATGAAAGAAGTCCTGACGGCTAATATTGATGCTGGTGTGAAATATGTTTCGGTATATGCGTTTAGTTCTGAGAACTGGCGTCGTTCGCAAACGGAAGTCGACAAGCTGATGAAACTATTGGTCAAATGCGTTAAAACCGATGCGAAATATCTCCATGACCGTCAAGTTCGTGTCGTGGTGCTTGGTTCACGCGACCAGCTGCCAGAGAAGGTCATCCAGGCAATAGAAGAGATTGAGTCTGCTACCTCGAACTATACTAAAGGTACGTTGGCGTTGTGCTTTAACTATGGTGGTCAGCAGGAAATCGTCAATGCTGTCAAGCAGATCATCGCTTCAGGAGTTACAGAGGACCAGGTGACAGCTGATTTGATTGAACAAAATTTATACTCACCAGAGATACCGCCGTGTGATTTGATCGTTCGGACTAGTGGTGAGCAACGCCTGAGCAACTTTATGCTGTGGCGATCGGCCTTGAGCGAGTTTTTGTTTCTAAAAAAGCATTGGCCGGACATGCGAGCGGAAGACGTTGAAAATATATTAGATGAATACGCTAAGAGAAATCGAAGGTTTGGGGGGTAA